One Scomber japonicus isolate fScoJap1 chromosome 1, fScoJap1.pri, whole genome shotgun sequence DNA window includes the following coding sequences:
- the tdrd3 gene encoding tudor domain-containing protein 3 isoform X2, whose translation MTDLTDSLTKEGWYLSDEGIAELKGSSEKITHIDIIRIALDSDLRPIGRKFVPSDINSGRIEKLEGPCVLQVQKVRNISASKDHEESQGAPRMLRLQMTDGHTTCVGLEFKHLSKISLNTPPGTKVKLLGTIQVKNGLLLLDDSKISVLGGEVDHMVEKWELQRSLAKHSRNNIGAEGGPPPFVPFGQKCARKGEVDSRELDQRKTLQTLNVVKSTDENDEFEKQRTAAIAEVAKNKEGPRTFGGGGNAGSNLSNAASSYRSRDSYQQRRREDRVERTESRQDGNYRELVDERALRDIMEMGFNREAARQALMDNNNNLEVALNSLLTGTSSSRPSPVVAESNKPQPRARGRGRGRSRNEDEDEGAGGRPSGPSTLFDFLESKMGVFSIDEPKNQAPQRHHESKANFHNSDYYSKDASQTKFSSHNDHRQQRNDRPPRFHRDTDFPKPGQEPPSNCTTSQTSVQGQQWKGQERWSRGTSDRPQNDRRDMRDEQIFPPSFPTTFTRSKELQQQSEFSGSFHQRSRNGDGGGGNMAGPSHRRGAKDNAAPTPKPTNSAGNDLDGRGNNKRTDNRIEEPNNSRRKGKTDRPDNPDRQRDNGPPNFISRGGSSGTSQDAGLLQDSRLLKGDPSHFQNGDLEHKRTGPIKPTNSFSPANSQQPPPKRNSSNNPGPKRRPGQSKGQGQGPRGSERSHFVENAWKPGDQCLALYWEDSKFYHARIDAVHPSGTTAVVVFSDYGNCEEVLLHNIKPVPADAL comes from the exons ATGACCGATTTGACAGATTCCCTGACCAAAGAGGGCTG GTACCTCAGTGATGAAGGCATAGCAGAATTGAAAGGATCTTCTGAGAAAATAACGCACATCGATATCATTCGTATTGCACTTGAT AGTGATCTTAGACCTATTGGGAGAAAATTTGTACCATCCGACATCAATAGTGGAAGGATTGAAAAG TTGGAGGGACCATGTGTCCTCCAGGTGCAGAAGGTGAGGAACATCTCGGCTTCTAAAGACCATGAGGAGTCCCAGGGTGCACCAAGAATGCTGCGCCTACAAATGACAGATGGCCATACCACCTGTGTTGGATTGGAGTTTAAACATCTGTCCAAGATCAG tcTAAATACCCCCCCTGGAACAAAAGTAAAGCTCCTTGGTACAATCCAGGTTAAAAATGGTCTTTTGCTGCTGGATGACTCGAAAATTTCCGTCCTTGGAGGAGAGGTTGATCATATGGTGGAGAAATGGGAGCTGCAAAGG aGTCTGGCCAAACACAGCAGGAATAACATCGGAGCAGAAGGTGGACCTCCTCCTTTTGTGCCCTTTGGTCAG AAGTGTGCAAGGAAGGGGGAAGTAGACAGTAGAGAATTAGACCAGAGGAAAACCCTCCAGACTCTCAATGTGGTCAAAAGCACCGATGAGAATGATGAGTTTGAAAAGCAGCGGACAGCAGCTATTGCTGAGGTGGCCAAGAACAAAGAG GGTCCACGTACATTTGGCGGTGGAGGAAATGCAGGTAGTAATTTATCCAACGCTGCCTCTTCCTACCGAAGCCGAGACTCGTACCAACAGAGGAGACGAGAGGACAGGGTTGAAAGGACTGAAAGCAGACAAGATGGAAACTATCGAGAGCTG GTGGATGAACGTGCTCTCAGAGACATCATGGAGATGGGCTTTAACAGGGAGGCTGCTCGGCAGGCTTTAATGGATAATAACAACAACCTTGAGGTGGCACTTAATAGCCTACTGACTGGAACTTCTAGTAGCAGACCCAGCCCTGTGGTAGCTGAATCCAACAAACCCCAGCCCAGag ccagaggaagaggaaggggcaGGTCCAGaaatgaggatgaggatgagggagcaggaggaaggCCATCTGGACCCAGCACTCTGTTTGACTTTCTGGAATCCAAGATGGGAGTTTTCTCCATTGATG AGCCAAAGAACCAGGCTCCACAGAGACATCATGAGAGTAAAGCAAATTTTCACAACTCAGACTATTACTCCAAAGACGCTTCTCAGACCAAGTTCTCCTCGCATAATGACCATAGGCAACAAAGGAATGACAGACCACCTCGTTTCCACAGGGACACTGACTTTCCCAAACCAGGCCAGGAGCCTCCCTCTAACTGTACAACGTCCCAAACATCAGTGCAAGGCCAACAGTGGAAGGGCCAAGAGAGATGGTCACGTGGAACATCAGACAGACCGCAGAATGACAGAAGAGACATGCGGGATGAGCAgatttttcctccttccttcccaacCACTTTCACACGTTCAAAAGAACTTCAGCAGCAGTCGGAGTTTAGTGGGTCTTTCCACCAGCGATCCAGAAATGGAGATGGAGGTGGTGGGAACATGGCTGGACCGTCTCACAGGAGAGGTGCAAAGGACAATGCTGCACCCACACCTAAACCAACCAATTCTGCAGGCAACGACCTGGATGGAAGAGGAAATAATAAGCGCACAGACAATAGAATTGAAGAGCCCAACAACAGCAGGAGAAAGGGGAAGACTGACCGGCCAGACAACCCTGACCGTCAAAGGGATAATGGTCCACCAAACTTTATTTCGAGAGGAGGAAGCTCAGGGACGTCCCAGGACGCGGGGTTATTGCAAGATTCTCGACTCCTGAAAGGGGATCCCTCTCATTTCCAAAATGGAGATTTGGAACACAAAAGAACTGGGCCAATCAAGCCAACAAACTCCTTTAGTCCTGCCAACAGCCAACAGCCACCTCCTAAGAGGAACTCTTCAAATAATCCAGGACCTAAAAGGAGGCCAGGGCAAAGTAAAGGTCAAGGTCAAGGTCCTCGAGGGTCAGAGAGAAGTCATTTTGTGGAAAACGCCTGGAAGCCTGGAGACCAGTGCCTGGCATTATACTGGGAAGACAGCAAG TTCTACCATGCCAGAATAGATGCTGTGCATCCATCAGGCACCACGGCCGTGGTTGTGTTCAGTGATTATGGAAACTGCGAAGAGGTCCTGCTGCATAACATCAAGCCTGTTCCTGCTGACGCCTTG TAA
- the tdrd3 gene encoding tudor domain-containing protein 3 isoform X1 yields the protein MTDLTDSLTKEGWYLSDEGIAELKGSSEKITHIDIIRIALDSDLRPIGRKFVPSDINSGRIEKLEGPCVLQVQKVRNISASKDHEESQGAPRMLRLQMTDGHTTCVGLEFKHLSKISLNTPPGTKVKLLGTIQVKNGLLLLDDSKISVLGGEVDHMVEKWELQRSLAKHSRNNIGAEGGPPPFVPFGQKCARKGEVDSRELDQRKTLQTLNVVKSTDENDEFEKQRTAAIAEVAKNKEGPRTFGGGGNAGSNLSNAASSYRSRDSYQQRRREDRVERTESRQDGNYRELVDERALRDIMEMGFNREAARQALMDNNNNLEVALNSLLTGTSSSRPSPVVAESNKPQPRARGRGRGRSRNEDEDEGAGGRPSGPSTLFDFLESKMGVFSIDEPKNQAPQRHHESKANFHNSDYYSKDASQTKFSSHNDHRQQRNDRPPRFHRDTDFPKPGQEPPSNCTTSQTSVQGQQWKGQERWSRGTSDRPQNDRRDMRDEQIFPPSFPTTFTRSKELQQQSEFSGSFHQRSRNGDGGGGNMAGPSHRRGAKDNAAPTPKPTNSAGNDLDGRGNNKRTDNRIEEPNNSRRKGKTDRPDNPDRQRDNGPPNFISRGGSSGTSQDAGLLQDSRLLKGDPSHFQNGDLEHKRTGPIKPTNSFSPANSQQPPPKRNSSNNPGPKRRPGQSKGQGQGPRGSERSHFVENAWKPGDQCLALYWEDSKFYHARIDAVHPSGTTAVVVFSDYGNCEEVLLHNIKPVPADALEEDDGYYDSSLEFRRGGDGQPRRTRPTQQYYQPPRARD from the exons ATGACCGATTTGACAGATTCCCTGACCAAAGAGGGCTG GTACCTCAGTGATGAAGGCATAGCAGAATTGAAAGGATCTTCTGAGAAAATAACGCACATCGATATCATTCGTATTGCACTTGAT AGTGATCTTAGACCTATTGGGAGAAAATTTGTACCATCCGACATCAATAGTGGAAGGATTGAAAAG TTGGAGGGACCATGTGTCCTCCAGGTGCAGAAGGTGAGGAACATCTCGGCTTCTAAAGACCATGAGGAGTCCCAGGGTGCACCAAGAATGCTGCGCCTACAAATGACAGATGGCCATACCACCTGTGTTGGATTGGAGTTTAAACATCTGTCCAAGATCAG tcTAAATACCCCCCCTGGAACAAAAGTAAAGCTCCTTGGTACAATCCAGGTTAAAAATGGTCTTTTGCTGCTGGATGACTCGAAAATTTCCGTCCTTGGAGGAGAGGTTGATCATATGGTGGAGAAATGGGAGCTGCAAAGG aGTCTGGCCAAACACAGCAGGAATAACATCGGAGCAGAAGGTGGACCTCCTCCTTTTGTGCCCTTTGGTCAG AAGTGTGCAAGGAAGGGGGAAGTAGACAGTAGAGAATTAGACCAGAGGAAAACCCTCCAGACTCTCAATGTGGTCAAAAGCACCGATGAGAATGATGAGTTTGAAAAGCAGCGGACAGCAGCTATTGCTGAGGTGGCCAAGAACAAAGAG GGTCCACGTACATTTGGCGGTGGAGGAAATGCAGGTAGTAATTTATCCAACGCTGCCTCTTCCTACCGAAGCCGAGACTCGTACCAACAGAGGAGACGAGAGGACAGGGTTGAAAGGACTGAAAGCAGACAAGATGGAAACTATCGAGAGCTG GTGGATGAACGTGCTCTCAGAGACATCATGGAGATGGGCTTTAACAGGGAGGCTGCTCGGCAGGCTTTAATGGATAATAACAACAACCTTGAGGTGGCACTTAATAGCCTACTGACTGGAACTTCTAGTAGCAGACCCAGCCCTGTGGTAGCTGAATCCAACAAACCCCAGCCCAGag ccagaggaagaggaaggggcaGGTCCAGaaatgaggatgaggatgagggagcaggaggaaggCCATCTGGACCCAGCACTCTGTTTGACTTTCTGGAATCCAAGATGGGAGTTTTCTCCATTGATG AGCCAAAGAACCAGGCTCCACAGAGACATCATGAGAGTAAAGCAAATTTTCACAACTCAGACTATTACTCCAAAGACGCTTCTCAGACCAAGTTCTCCTCGCATAATGACCATAGGCAACAAAGGAATGACAGACCACCTCGTTTCCACAGGGACACTGACTTTCCCAAACCAGGCCAGGAGCCTCCCTCTAACTGTACAACGTCCCAAACATCAGTGCAAGGCCAACAGTGGAAGGGCCAAGAGAGATGGTCACGTGGAACATCAGACAGACCGCAGAATGACAGAAGAGACATGCGGGATGAGCAgatttttcctccttccttcccaacCACTTTCACACGTTCAAAAGAACTTCAGCAGCAGTCGGAGTTTAGTGGGTCTTTCCACCAGCGATCCAGAAATGGAGATGGAGGTGGTGGGAACATGGCTGGACCGTCTCACAGGAGAGGTGCAAAGGACAATGCTGCACCCACACCTAAACCAACCAATTCTGCAGGCAACGACCTGGATGGAAGAGGAAATAATAAGCGCACAGACAATAGAATTGAAGAGCCCAACAACAGCAGGAGAAAGGGGAAGACTGACCGGCCAGACAACCCTGACCGTCAAAGGGATAATGGTCCACCAAACTTTATTTCGAGAGGAGGAAGCTCAGGGACGTCCCAGGACGCGGGGTTATTGCAAGATTCTCGACTCCTGAAAGGGGATCCCTCTCATTTCCAAAATGGAGATTTGGAACACAAAAGAACTGGGCCAATCAAGCCAACAAACTCCTTTAGTCCTGCCAACAGCCAACAGCCACCTCCTAAGAGGAACTCTTCAAATAATCCAGGACCTAAAAGGAGGCCAGGGCAAAGTAAAGGTCAAGGTCAAGGTCCTCGAGGGTCAGAGAGAAGTCATTTTGTGGAAAACGCCTGGAAGCCTGGAGACCAGTGCCTGGCATTATACTGGGAAGACAGCAAG TTCTACCATGCCAGAATAGATGCTGTGCATCCATCAGGCACCACGGCCGTGGTTGTGTTCAGTGATTATGGAAACTGCGAAGAGGTCCTGCTGCATAACATCAAGCCTGTTCCTGCTGACGCCTTG gaggaagatgatgggTACTACGACAGTTCACTAGAGTTTCGCCGCGGGGGAGATGGACAGCCTAGACGTACAAGACCCACACAGCAGTATTACCAGCCACCCAGGGCACGAGATTGA